The following are encoded together in the Vigna angularis cultivar LongXiaoDou No.4 chromosome 9, ASM1680809v1, whole genome shotgun sequence genome:
- the LOC108319307 gene encoding protein Brevis radix-like 2, whose protein sequence is MLTCIACTKQLNNGSLRQEEEEEAVHTPSTKQAIKALTAQIKDMAVKASGAYKSCRPCSGSSNGNRNRKYADSDMGSESARFNWAYRRTGSSNSTPRMWRKETEGGRVKGLSSGEGTPASVSGRTESVVFMEEDEPKEWIAQVEPGVLITFVSLPQGGNDLKRIRFSREMFNKWQAQRWWAENYDKVMELYNVQRFNQQAVPLPTPPRSEDESSKIESARDSPVTPPLSKERAPRYFHHPMGMGYSSSDSLDHHQMHPHPCYETSGLASTPNLSNISAPKTEKSSLDGSVRTSSSGEDHSGEFSISNASDMETEWVEQDEPGVYITIRALPGGTRELRRVRFSRERFGEMHARLWWEENRARIQEQYL, encoded by the exons ATGTTGACTTGCATAGCTTGTACCAAACAGCTCAATAATGGATCTCTTCgccaagaagaagaggaagaagctgTTCACACACCCAGCACAAAGCAAGCCATCAAGGCTCTCACTGCACAG ATCAAGGACATGGCAGTGAAGGCTTCCGGGGCCTATAAGAGCTGCAGACCTTGTTCGGGATCTTCCAATGGTAACAGAAATAGGAAGTATGCAGACTCAGATATGGGGTCAGAGTCAGCCAGGTTCAACTGGGCCTACCGCAGAACTGGGAGCTCCAATTCAACCCCAAGGATGTGGAGGAAGGAAACAGAAGGTGGCAGGGTGAAAGGGCTTTCCAGTGGGGAAGGAACACCAGCTTCAGTGAGTGGACGCACTGAGTCAGTGGTGTTCATGGAGGAGGATGAGCCTAAGGAGTGGATTGCACAAGTGGAGCCTGGTGTGCTTATTACTTTTGTTTCATTGCCTCAGGGAGGGAATGATCTCAAAAGGATACGGTTCAG TCGTGAAATGTTCAATAAATGGCAAGCTCAGAGGTGGTGGGCAGAGAATTATGACAAGGTCATGGAGTTGTACAATGTTCAGAGGTTCAATCAGCAAGCAGTTCCTCTTCCAACCCCACCTAGATCTGAAGATGAG AGCTCAAAGATTGAATCTGCTAGGGACAGTCCTGTCACTCCTCCACTCAGCAAAGAGCGTGCACCCCGCTATTTTCACCACCCAATGGGAATGGGCTACTCCTCATCAGATTCACTGGATCACCACCAAATGCATCCTCACCCTTGTTATGAAACAAGTGGTCTGGCATCAACACCTAATCTTTCCAACATTAGTGCACCaaagactgaaaaatcatccCTTGATGGTTCTGTAAGGACCAGTTCATCTGGTGAAGATCACTCAGGCGAGTTTTCAATCAGCAATGCCAGTGATATGGAAACTGAATGGGTTGAACAGGATGAACCAGGAGTCTACATCACTATCAGAGCACTGCCTGGTGGAACTAGAGAACTCAGGCGTGTTCGGTTCAG CCGAGAAAGGTTTGGAGAAATGCATGCAAGATTGTGGTGGGAAGAGAACCGTGCTAGGATACAAGAACAATACTTGTGA